The following are encoded in a window of Amycolatopsis lexingtonensis genomic DNA:
- a CDS encoding polyprenyl synthetase family protein — MNASADTDLPAHVERALAGFLDRAGTEILGTEPTVAAGIDALRGFVLNGGKRLRPTFAWWGWRGAGGDPAGPDAEGVLQAVASLELIQACALIHDDLIDSSDSRRGFPTVHIAGAKLHADQGWLGSPATFGLATAVLVGDLALAWADDMFADAPLPAGTLAAARPAWRAMRTEVLAGQYLDVRTQATGDASVEAALKIDRLKTAAYTVQRPLHLGAALGGASPELIATLLEFGGEVGVAFQLRDDLLGVFGDPSVTGKPAGDDLREGKRTLLVALGLQLAAEKGEQAAATVIADAIGDADLSDEGVETVRMALQQVGAVDAVERRIDELTTAAMAALERAHLAEPAPEALTGLVVKATQRTY, encoded by the coding sequence ATGAACGCGTCCGCCGACACCGACCTGCCCGCCCACGTCGAGCGGGCGCTGGCCGGGTTCCTCGACCGGGCGGGCACCGAGATCCTGGGTACCGAGCCGACGGTGGCCGCCGGCATCGACGCGCTGCGCGGGTTCGTGCTGAACGGCGGCAAGCGGCTGCGCCCGACGTTCGCCTGGTGGGGCTGGCGCGGCGCGGGTGGCGACCCGGCCGGCCCGGACGCCGAGGGCGTGCTGCAGGCGGTGGCCAGCCTCGAGCTGATCCAGGCCTGCGCGCTGATCCACGACGACCTCATCGACTCCTCCGACTCCCGCCGCGGCTTCCCGACCGTGCACATCGCGGGCGCGAAGCTGCACGCCGACCAGGGCTGGCTCGGCTCCCCCGCGACGTTCGGCCTGGCCACCGCGGTGCTCGTCGGCGACCTGGCGCTGGCCTGGGCGGACGACATGTTCGCCGACGCGCCGCTGCCCGCCGGGACGCTCGCCGCCGCGCGCCCGGCGTGGCGCGCGATGCGCACCGAAGTGCTCGCCGGCCAGTACCTCGACGTCCGCACGCAGGCCACCGGCGACGCTTCCGTCGAAGCCGCGCTCAAGATCGACCGGCTCAAGACCGCCGCCTACACCGTGCAGCGGCCGCTGCACCTGGGCGCCGCGCTCGGCGGGGCCTCCCCCGAGCTGATCGCCACGCTGCTGGAGTTCGGCGGTGAGGTCGGCGTCGCGTTCCAGCTGCGTGACGACCTGCTCGGCGTGTTCGGCGACCCGTCGGTCACCGGCAAGCCCGCCGGCGACGACCTGCGCGAAGGCAAGCGCACGCTGCTCGTCGCGCTCGGCCTGCAGCTCGCCGCCGAAAAGGGCGAGCAAGCCGCGGCCACCGTGATCGCGGACGCGATCGGCGACGCCGACCTCTCCGACGAGGGCGTCGAGACCGTCCGGATGGCGTTGCAGCAGGTCGGCGCGGTCGACGCCGTCGAGCGCCGGATCGACGAGCTGACGACGGCGGCGATGGCCGCGCTCGAGCGCGCGCACCTGGCCGAGCCGGCGCCGGAGGCGCTGACCGGGCTGGTCGTCAAGGCCACCCAGCGGACGTACTGA
- the crtI gene encoding phytoene desaturase family protein yields the protein MRRIDGATDHVVVIGAGLAGLSATLHLLGSGRRVTLLEQADTPGGRAGQQSFDGNAVDTGASVLTMPELLEEAFAAVGEPLAKNLRLTRLDPAYRARFADGSSLALRTDGDAMEAEIRAFAGAREAAGYRALRRWLSELYAVQKDRFIGTNFDSPADLARPELVKLAALGGFGRLGPRIGRYLRDERVRRLFSFQALYAGLDPARAIGAYGVIAYMDTVGGVYYPEGGMGEIGRAMTGAAARAGADVRFGTEAAWLERVNSRVRAVRTRSGERIACDAVVLATELSSAYRLIGARPRRPLPLRYSPSAVVLHGRTTAKWDLGHHTIFFGDAWERTFAEIIRDGKLMSDPSLLVTRPTATDPGLAGRGGEIVSVLAPAPNTQRGPIDWDRVRGPYREELFRTLEARGLTGFGDEFSVDETITPADWAARGLGAGTPFSLAHTFAQTGPFRPANLVRAAGNVVLAGSGTTPGVGIPPVLISGRLAAERITGR from the coding sequence GTGCGGCGCATCGACGGGGCGACCGACCACGTCGTCGTGATCGGCGCCGGGCTGGCCGGCCTTTCCGCGACCCTGCACCTGCTCGGCTCGGGCCGGCGCGTCACGCTGCTGGAGCAGGCGGACACCCCCGGCGGCCGGGCGGGCCAGCAGAGCTTCGACGGCAACGCGGTCGACACCGGCGCGAGCGTGCTGACCATGCCGGAACTGCTGGAAGAGGCGTTCGCCGCGGTCGGCGAACCGCTGGCCAAGAACCTGCGCCTGACCCGGCTCGACCCGGCGTACCGGGCGCGCTTCGCCGACGGCAGCTCTCTCGCGCTGCGCACCGACGGCGACGCTATGGAGGCCGAGATCCGCGCCTTCGCCGGCGCCCGCGAGGCGGCGGGCTACCGGGCGCTGCGGCGCTGGCTGAGCGAGCTGTACGCGGTGCAGAAGGACCGGTTCATCGGGACGAACTTCGATTCGCCCGCCGACCTGGCCCGCCCCGAGCTGGTGAAGCTCGCCGCGCTGGGCGGGTTCGGCAGGCTCGGCCCGCGCATCGGCCGCTACCTGCGCGACGAGCGGGTCCGGCGGCTCTTCTCCTTCCAGGCGCTGTACGCCGGTCTCGACCCGGCGCGGGCGATCGGCGCGTACGGCGTCATCGCCTACATGGACACCGTCGGCGGCGTCTACTACCCCGAAGGCGGGATGGGCGAGATCGGCCGGGCGATGACCGGCGCCGCCGCCCGGGCGGGCGCGGACGTCCGGTTCGGCACCGAAGCGGCCTGGCTCGAACGGGTGAATTCGCGGGTGCGCGCCGTGCGGACGCGCTCGGGCGAGCGGATCGCGTGCGACGCCGTCGTGCTGGCGACCGAGCTGTCGTCGGCGTACCGGCTCATCGGCGCGCGGCCTCGGCGGCCGCTGCCGCTGCGCTACTCGCCGTCGGCCGTCGTCCTGCACGGGCGGACCACCGCGAAATGGGACCTCGGGCACCACACGATCTTCTTCGGCGACGCCTGGGAGCGGACGTTCGCGGAGATCATCCGCGACGGCAAGCTGATGAGCGACCCGTCGCTGCTGGTCACCCGGCCGACCGCGACCGACCCGGGGCTGGCCGGGCGCGGTGGCGAGATCGTGTCGGTGCTCGCGCCGGCGCCGAACACCCAGCGCGGCCCGATCGACTGGGACCGCGTGCGCGGGCCGTACCGCGAAGAGCTGTTCCGCACGCTGGAAGCGCGCGGCCTGACCGGTTTCGGCGACGAGTTCAGCGTGGACGAGACGATCACCCCGGCGGACTGGGCGGCGCGCGGGCTTGGCGCCGGAACGCCGTTCTCGCTGGCGCACACGTTCGCGCAGACCGGCCCGTTCCGGCCGGCGAACCTGGTGCGCGCGGCGGGCAACGTCGTGCTCGCCGGCTCCGGCACCACCCCCGGCGTCGGCATCCCGCCGGTGCTCATCTCGGGACGACTCGCGGCGGAAAGGATCACCGGCCGGTGA
- a CDS encoding squalene/phytoene synthase family protein, with amino-acid sequence MNELDAAGIRAPELRAAYTECRRINAHHGRTFFLATRLLPARARPAAHALYGFARMADELVDNPVPGSDPAASLDRVGAMVDVVFDGGTPDDAVLVALADTVRRYDLSRDLFAAFLKSMRMDLSPVEFATFAELGEYMYGSAAVIGLQMLPVFGTIGPLADAEPGAIALGEAFQLTNFLRDVGEDLDRGRLYLPVSELAAFGVSRSMLERRAPDPRIRAALAYFVARTRAVYRRAEAGVSLLRPESRPCVRTALTLYQGILDEIVALDYDILTRRAVVPKSRRLVVALPPLAAVWARETFGGSRRLRS; translated from the coding sequence GTGAACGAACTCGACGCCGCGGGCATCCGCGCGCCGGAGCTGCGGGCCGCCTACACCGAGTGCCGGCGCATCAACGCGCACCACGGGCGCACGTTCTTCCTGGCCACCCGGCTGCTGCCGGCCCGGGCCCGCCCGGCGGCGCACGCGCTGTACGGGTTCGCGCGGATGGCCGACGAACTGGTCGACAACCCGGTGCCCGGCAGCGACCCGGCGGCTTCGCTCGACCGCGTCGGCGCCATGGTCGACGTCGTCTTCGACGGCGGGACCCCGGACGACGCGGTGCTGGTGGCGCTGGCCGACACCGTGCGCCGCTACGACCTTTCGCGCGACTTGTTCGCCGCGTTCCTGAAGTCGATGCGGATGGACCTTTCGCCGGTCGAGTTCGCGACCTTCGCAGAGCTGGGCGAGTACATGTACGGCTCGGCGGCGGTGATCGGGCTGCAGATGCTGCCGGTGTTTGGCACGATCGGGCCGCTTGCGGACGCCGAGCCGGGGGCGATCGCGCTCGGTGAGGCGTTCCAGCTGACGAACTTCCTGCGCGACGTCGGCGAAGACCTCGACCGGGGCCGGCTGTACCTGCCGGTTTCGGAGCTGGCCGCGTTCGGCGTCTCACGCTCGATGCTGGAGCGGCGCGCACCGGACCCGCGGATCCGCGCGGCGCTGGCGTACTTCGTCGCGCGGACGCGGGCGGTGTACCGGCGGGCCGAAGCCGGGGTTTCGTTGCTGCGCCCCGAATCCCGGCCGTGCGTGCGGACCGCGCTGACGCTGTACCAGGGCATCCTCGACGAGATCGTCGCCTTGGACTACGACATCCTGACGCGGCGAGCGGTGGTGCCGAAGTCACGCAGGCTGGTGGTCGCGCTACCTCCCTTGGCCGCGGTCTGGGCGCGCGAGACGTTCGGGGGCAGTCGTAGGCTGCGATCATGA
- a CDS encoding LLM class F420-dependent oxidoreductase: MTERRIRIGLQLQPQHADYDSIRRTASAAEDLGADIVFNWDHFYPLYGDPDGMHFECWTMLGAWAESTSRVEIGALVTCNSYRNPELLADMARTVDHISGGRLILGIGSGWFEKDYDEYGYEFGTAGGRLDDLAESLPRIESRLGKLNPAPTRKIPVLIGGGGEKKTLKLVAKHGDIWHGFGDPEVVERKVKILDQHCADVGRDPGEIERSCGVQGEPDELGPKLLDLGVTTFTVGVGGPDYDLGALEKWVAWRDKTNS; encoded by the coding sequence ATGACCGAACGACGCATCCGGATCGGCCTGCAGCTCCAGCCGCAGCACGCCGACTACGACAGCATCCGGCGCACCGCGTCGGCCGCCGAGGATCTCGGGGCCGACATCGTCTTCAACTGGGACCACTTCTACCCGCTGTACGGCGACCCCGACGGCATGCACTTCGAGTGCTGGACGATGCTCGGCGCGTGGGCGGAGTCGACGTCCCGCGTCGAGATCGGCGCGCTGGTGACCTGCAACAGCTACCGCAACCCCGAACTGCTGGCCGACATGGCCCGCACGGTCGACCACATCTCCGGCGGCCGGCTCATCCTCGGCATCGGCTCCGGCTGGTTCGAGAAGGACTACGACGAGTACGGCTACGAGTTCGGCACCGCGGGCGGCCGCCTCGACGACCTCGCGGAGTCCCTCCCGCGCATCGAGTCGCGCCTCGGCAAGCTGAACCCGGCCCCGACGCGCAAGATCCCGGTGCTGATCGGCGGCGGCGGCGAGAAGAAGACGCTCAAGCTGGTCGCCAAGCACGGCGACATCTGGCACGGCTTCGGCGACCCGGAGGTCGTCGAGCGCAAGGTCAAGATCCTCGACCAGCACTGCGCGGACGTCGGCCGCGACCCGGGCGAGATCGAGCGCTCGTGCGGCGTGCAGGGCGAGCCGGACGAGCTGGGCCCGAAGCTCCTGGACCTGGGCGTCACGACGTTCACGGTCGGCGTGGGCGGCCCGGACTACGACCTGGGCGCGCTCGAGAAGTGGGTCGCCTGGCGGGACAAGACCAACAGCTGA
- a CDS encoding CGNR zinc finger domain-containing protein, whose protein sequence is MAFPHRDSVQRAVDLLNVLLFDADAASVSRVLQAHGESDVRLSPSDVAELRAAAVELRAVFAAPDVASAASVLNALFAAYARPPRLTDHEDGYGWHLHVDAADDGPWGAWLVTSSALGLAALLAERQDVPGGLCASPSCGRPFAHTGGGSPRRFCSPRCATRERVAAHRARR, encoded by the coding sequence ATGGCCTTTCCGCACCGGGATTCCGTGCAGCGCGCGGTGGACCTGCTGAACGTGTTGCTCTTCGACGCCGACGCGGCTTCTGTGTCGCGTGTGCTGCAGGCGCACGGCGAATCGGACGTCCGGCTCTCGCCTTCTGACGTGGCCGAGCTGCGGGCGGCGGCGGTGGAGCTGCGCGCGGTGTTCGCGGCGCCGGACGTGGCTTCGGCGGCTTCGGTGCTCAACGCGTTGTTCGCCGCGTACGCGCGTCCGCCGCGCTTGACCGACCACGAGGACGGGTACGGCTGGCACCTGCACGTCGACGCCGCGGACGACGGCCCGTGGGGCGCGTGGCTGGTGACGTCGTCGGCCTTGGGACTGGCCGCGCTGCTGGCCGAGCGCCAGGACGTACCGGGCGGGCTGTGCGCGTCCCCGTCGTGCGGCAGGCCGTTCGCCCACACCGGCGGCGGCAGCCCCCGGAGGTTTTGCTCGCCCCGGTGCGCGACGAGAGAGCGGGTCGCCGCGCACCGGGCGCGAAGGTGA
- a CDS encoding Rv2175c family DNA-binding protein, which yields MSGIPVADDVLDTAIAVLPLPEVAKALGTSANKVRQMLRDGQLIALKRGGELCVPSDFFVKDGVVKGLAGTITVLADSGFSRTEMLRWLFTADDSLPGSTPVNALRTSHGTEVKRRAQAMAF from the coding sequence GTGAGTGGGATTCCGGTCGCCGACGACGTCCTCGACACCGCCATCGCGGTCCTCCCGTTGCCCGAGGTCGCGAAGGCTCTGGGGACTTCGGCCAACAAGGTCCGGCAGATGCTGCGCGACGGGCAGCTGATCGCGCTGAAGCGCGGTGGCGAACTGTGCGTGCCCAGCGACTTCTTCGTCAAGGACGGCGTGGTCAAGGGCCTCGCGGGCACCATCACCGTGCTCGCCGACTCCGGGTTCAGCCGGACGGAGATGCTGCGGTGGCTGTTCACCGCGGACGACAGCCTGCCCGGCAGCACCCCCGTCAACGCGCTGCGCACCAGCCACGGCACCGAGGTCAAGCGGCGCGCCCAGGCGATGGCGTTCTGA
- the pknB gene encoding Stk1 family PASTA domain-containing Ser/Thr kinase, translating to MTRTHPSLVGTLLEHRYRVDRLLAHGGMSSVYRGTDTRLDRPVAIKIMDPRFADDRSFVDRFVREAQSAAQLHHPHVVAVHDQGFDLPPGAESGLAFLVMELVDGGTLRDLLDERGPLDVALALSVAEPVLSALAAAHQAGLVHRDVKPENVLIGRSGPHTGGVVKVADFGLVRAVASAGTTSSSVILGTVAYLSPEQVETGAASSRGDVYSAGILLYEMLTGQVPYTGDTAISVAYRHVNDDVPRPSGLRPDLPPELDDLITRATRRDPEQRPADAGEFLTELTAVRAQLGLLPVTVPIPVSRGQGDVADTERTLPRIPQVPGGEKTMPVHRPNATRALSHPGTPPPGITQQIPPVRPTPPRRRGEPEPEKPADNRKRIAIIAGAVLLFGGLITAFIFMLTDTGGDKTATVPKLVGLNQAAAGDALRAVKLTPRFSQEYDNSVPSNTVLRAEPAEGTPLTPNSTVSVVLSKGRPAVPDIRPGTALPDAENAIKTAQLTPVRGTDDYDAEVPQGAVIRTEPAAGSQLNIGGQVTIIVSKGPIPLPPVPDVTGRSKDEAFQLLQQAGFEPFQAGEEFKQEVPGGAVTRTDPPANSQAKEKRIGVFVNNAVQVPDVRFRSFDDAQKILEQAGLKADRDGGRGRGPGGGGGFDFVFNQDPQPGTFVQKGSKVKLKGFGQ from the coding sequence GTGACACGCACCCATCCCAGCCTGGTCGGCACGCTCCTCGAGCACCGCTACCGGGTGGACCGGCTGCTCGCCCACGGCGGAATGTCTTCCGTCTACCGGGGGACGGACACCCGGCTGGACCGTCCGGTCGCGATCAAGATCATGGACCCGCGGTTCGCCGACGACCGGTCGTTCGTCGACCGGTTCGTGCGCGAGGCCCAGTCCGCGGCGCAGCTGCACCACCCGCACGTCGTGGCGGTGCACGACCAGGGCTTCGACCTGCCGCCGGGCGCGGAGTCGGGGCTGGCGTTCCTGGTGATGGAACTGGTGGACGGCGGGACGCTGCGCGACCTGCTCGACGAGCGCGGCCCCCTGGACGTCGCCTTGGCGCTGAGCGTGGCCGAGCCGGTGCTCTCGGCGCTGGCCGCCGCGCACCAGGCGGGGCTGGTGCACCGGGACGTCAAGCCGGAGAACGTGCTGATCGGCCGGTCCGGCCCGCACACCGGCGGCGTGGTGAAGGTCGCGGACTTCGGCCTGGTGCGGGCGGTGGCGAGCGCGGGCACGACGAGCTCGAGCGTCATCCTCGGCACGGTCGCCTACCTCTCCCCCGAGCAGGTCGAAACCGGCGCGGCGTCTTCGCGCGGCGACGTCTACTCGGCCGGGATCCTGCTCTACGAAATGCTGACCGGCCAGGTGCCCTACACCGGGGACACGGCGATCTCCGTGGCCTACCGGCACGTGAACGACGACGTGCCGCGCCCCAGCGGACTGCGCCCGGACCTGCCGCCGGAGCTGGACGACCTGATCACGCGCGCGACGCGGCGGGACCCGGAACAGCGCCCGGCCGACGCCGGCGAGTTCCTCACCGAGCTGACCGCGGTGCGCGCCCAGCTGGGGCTGCTGCCGGTCACGGTGCCGATCCCGGTCTCGCGCGGCCAGGGCGACGTCGCCGACACCGAGCGCACGCTGCCGCGCATCCCGCAGGTGCCGGGCGGCGAGAAGACGATGCCGGTGCACCGCCCGAACGCGACGCGGGCGCTGAGCCACCCCGGCACCCCGCCGCCGGGGATCACCCAGCAGATCCCGCCGGTCCGGCCGACCCCGCCGCGGCGGCGCGGCGAGCCGGAACCGGAGAAGCCGGCGGACAACCGCAAGCGCATCGCCATCATCGCCGGTGCGGTGCTGCTGTTCGGCGGGCTGATCACCGCGTTCATCTTCATGCTCACCGACACCGGTGGCGACAAGACGGCGACCGTGCCGAAGCTGGTCGGGCTGAACCAGGCCGCGGCGGGCGACGCGCTGCGCGCGGTCAAGCTGACCCCGCGGTTCAGCCAGGAGTACGACAACTCGGTCCCGTCGAACACCGTGCTGCGCGCCGAGCCCGCCGAGGGCACGCCGCTCACGCCGAACTCGACGGTGTCGGTGGTGCTGTCCAAGGGCCGCCCGGCGGTCCCGGACATCCGGCCGGGCACCGCGCTGCCCGACGCCGAGAACGCGATCAAGACGGCGCAGCTGACCCCGGTCCGCGGCACCGACGACTACGACGCCGAGGTCCCGCAGGGCGCGGTCATCCGCACCGAGCCCGCGGCCGGCAGCCAGCTGAACATCGGCGGCCAGGTCACGATCATCGTGTCCAAGGGCCCGATCCCGCTGCCGCCGGTCCCGGACGTCACCGGGCGGAGCAAGGACGAGGCCTTCCAGCTGCTGCAGCAGGCCGGCTTCGAGCCGTTCCAGGCGGGCGAGGAGTTCAAGCAGGAGGTGCCGGGCGGCGCCGTCACCCGGACCGACCCGCCGGCCAACTCGCAGGCGAAGGAAAAGCGGATCGGCGTCTTCGTCAACAACGCCGTCCAGGTGCCGGACGTCCGGTTCCGCTCGTTCGACGACGCCCAGAAGATCCTCGAGCAGGCCGGGCTGAAGGCCGACCGCGACGGCGGCCGGGGCCGCGGCCCCGGTGGGGGCGGCGGGTTCGACTTCGTCTTCAACCAGGACCCGCAGCCGGGGACGTTCGTGCAGAAGGGCTCCAAGGTCAAGCTCAAGGGCTTCGGTCAGTGA
- a CDS encoding SPFH domain-containing protein: MSLVEIVLLSIGGLIVALVVIFGILRLLYKVAEPNEALIISGLGVRVDRADTADSLGFKIITGRGVNVLPGFQTARRLSLDTRGVNLQVSCVTKQGLPVTVRAVVIYKVGDDFASIANAARRFLDQQKGMNDTIHELFSGHLRSIVGGLTIEEMIHNRDALTGEVRQSSATEMIKLGLIVDSLQIQEIDDESGYINNLGKPHAAAIAASARIAEAQRDQEAAEVEQVSAAKKAAAVRESQIQQAGYQAEVDQARAKASQSGPLAEATARQEVVVQETRAAELEAALAEQRLQSQVRKPADAKAYDTRTTADAARDASIAKAQAEAKETELRAAADATRVKTAAEAEAQATKARAEAAAGATRATGEAEAAAAKARGLADAEAAKAKGLAEAESARAKGLAEADAIKARAAALAENQEAVVAQQLAERWPEIVEAGASAFGNVDHMVVLNGADGMSDMFAKALSLGGTGLGLARQLMDAMGKPPEKELDEAARKNGELKLSD, encoded by the coding sequence ATGAGTCTCGTGGAAATCGTGCTGCTTTCCATCGGTGGTCTCATCGTCGCGCTGGTGGTCATCTTCGGCATCCTGCGGCTGCTCTACAAGGTCGCCGAGCCGAACGAAGCCCTGATCATCTCCGGGCTCGGCGTCCGCGTCGACCGCGCGGACACCGCGGACAGCCTGGGCTTCAAGATCATCACCGGCCGCGGGGTGAACGTCCTGCCCGGCTTCCAGACCGCGCGCCGGCTGTCCCTGGACACCCGCGGCGTCAACCTGCAGGTCTCCTGCGTGACCAAGCAGGGCCTGCCGGTCACCGTGCGGGCCGTCGTCATCTACAAGGTCGGGGACGACTTCGCCTCGATCGCCAACGCCGCCCGCCGGTTCCTGGACCAGCAGAAGGGCATGAACGACACGATCCACGAGCTGTTCTCCGGGCACCTGCGCTCGATCGTGGGCGGGCTGACCATCGAGGAGATGATCCACAACCGCGACGCGCTCACCGGCGAGGTGCGCCAGTCGTCGGCGACGGAGATGATCAAGCTCGGGCTGATCGTGGACTCGCTGCAGATCCAGGAGATCGACGACGAGTCGGGCTACATCAACAACCTCGGCAAGCCGCACGCCGCCGCGATCGCCGCGTCGGCCCGCATCGCCGAGGCGCAGCGCGACCAGGAGGCCGCCGAGGTCGAGCAGGTCTCCGCGGCGAAGAAGGCGGCCGCGGTCCGCGAGAGCCAGATCCAGCAGGCCGGTTACCAGGCCGAGGTCGACCAGGCGCGGGCGAAGGCGTCGCAGTCGGGTCCGCTGGCCGAGGCGACCGCGCGCCAGGAGGTCGTCGTCCAGGAGACCCGCGCCGCCGAGCTGGAAGCGGCGCTGGCCGAGCAGCGGCTGCAGTCGCAGGTCCGCAAGCCGGCCGACGCGAAGGCGTACGACACGCGGACGACGGCCGACGCCGCCCGCGACGCTTCGATCGCGAAGGCGCAGGCCGAGGCGAAGGAGACCGAGCTGCGCGCCGCGGCGGACGCGACCCGCGTGAAGACGGCAGCCGAGGCCGAGGCGCAGGCCACGAAGGCCCGCGCGGAGGCGGCGGCCGGGGCGACCCGGGCGACCGGTGAAGCGGAAGCGGCCGCGGCCAAGGCCCGCGGCCTGGCCGACGCGGAGGCCGCGAAGGCGAAGGGTCTCGCCGAAGCGGAGTCGGCCCGGGCGAAGGGCCTCGCCGAGGCCGACGCCATCAAGGCGCGCGCCGCGGCGCTGGCGGAGAACCAGGAAGCCGTCGTCGCGCAGCAGCTGGCCGAGCGCTGGCCGGAGATCGTCGAGGCGGGCGCGAGCGCGTTCGGCAACGTCGACCACATGGTCGTGCTCAACGGCGCCGACGGCATGTCCGACATGTTCGCCAAGGCGCTGTCGCTCGGCGGAACCGGTCTCGGCCTGGCCCGGCAGCTCATGGACGCCATGGGCAAGCCGCCCGAGAAGGAGCTCGACGAAGCCGCGCGGAAGAACGGCGAACTCAAGCTCAGCGACTGA
- a CDS encoding wax ester/triacylglycerol synthase family O-acyltransferase, with the protein MAASPLSALDVAFLCLESETSPMHMGAVLTFTARGPVDAGALTAILAERAARLPKLRQRARAELFPPGSASWTEDPGFVAADHIHHVVLSSLYEPDPLAAYASRWIAEPLDTARPLWDLTVVTGLPDGKFALLLKLHHALTDGAGAYAVAAGLLDGVKLPERIPAQRRPAPRSTLDTVKDALGTVWDQANETAGIASSLVRAARPPLSPISAPTSAERRLGFVRLPLTELRRVRQAHGGTTNDVVLAVLSGALREWLVNRGHRADGRTLRALIPVSVRGRADGQLGGNKLSGYLCDLPVGEDDPVERLRVVRRAMTRNKAAGPSRGAGALPLLADRVPPLLHRLGTRTAGLAAPMLFDLVITTVPVPPARLSIDGARLAAIYPFVPLAPRHAVGIAVATYRDSVHVGLQANGKAVPDIGSLRDAVLKSAARLLDAS; encoded by the coding sequence ATGGCAGCCTCGCCGCTCAGCGCACTCGACGTCGCTTTCCTTTGCCTGGAAAGCGAAACCTCCCCGATGCACATGGGGGCGGTGCTCACGTTCACCGCCCGCGGGCCGGTGGACGCCGGTGCGCTCACGGCGATCCTCGCCGAACGGGCGGCGCGGCTGCCGAAGCTGCGCCAGCGGGCGCGCGCGGAACTGTTCCCGCCGGGTTCCGCCAGCTGGACCGAGGACCCGGGATTTGTTGCTGCCGACCACATTCACCACGTCGTGCTCAGTTCGCTGTACGAACCGGACCCCTTGGCGGCGTACGCGTCGCGGTGGATCGCGGAGCCGCTCGACACCGCCCGGCCGCTGTGGGACCTCACCGTCGTGACCGGACTGCCGGACGGCAAGTTCGCGCTGCTGCTCAAGCTGCACCACGCGCTCACCGACGGCGCCGGGGCGTACGCGGTCGCGGCCGGGCTGCTCGACGGCGTCAAGCTGCCGGAGCGGATCCCCGCGCAGCGCCGTCCGGCACCACGCTCCACTTTGGACACGGTGAAGGACGCGCTGGGCACGGTGTGGGACCAGGCGAACGAAACCGCCGGGATCGCCTCGTCGCTCGTGCGGGCCGCGCGGCCGCCGCTGTCCCCGATTTCGGCGCCGACGTCCGCCGAGCGGCGCCTCGGGTTCGTGCGGCTGCCGCTGACCGAGCTGCGCCGGGTGCGCCAGGCCCACGGCGGCACCACGAACGACGTCGTGCTGGCGGTGCTGTCCGGTGCGCTGCGCGAGTGGCTGGTCAACCGCGGCCACCGCGCCGACGGCCGCACGCTGCGCGCGCTGATCCCGGTGAGCGTGCGCGGCCGGGCCGACGGGCAGCTCGGCGGCAACAAGCTCTCCGGCTACCTGTGCGACCTGCCGGTCGGCGAGGACGACCCGGTCGAGCGGCTGCGGGTGGTGCGCCGCGCGATGACCCGCAACAAGGCGGCGGGCCCCAGCCGCGGCGCCGGCGCGCTGCCGCTGCTCGCCGACCGCGTCCCGCCGCTGCTGCACCGGCTGGGCACGCGCACCGCGGGCCTGGCCGCGCCGATGCTGTTCGACCTGGTCATCACCACGGTCCCGGTGCCACCGGCCCGCCTGTCGATCGACGGCGCCCGGCTGGCGGCGATCTACCCGTTCGTGCCGCTGGCCCCGCGCCACGCGGTCGGCATCGCGGTGGCCACCTACCGCGACTCGGTGCACGTCGGCCTCCAGGCCAACGGCAAGGCGGTGCCGGACATCGGCTCGCTGCGCGACGCGGTGCTGAAGTCCGCGGCCCGCCTGCTGGACGCCTCCTGA